One Vicia villosa cultivar HV-30 ecotype Madison, WI linkage group LG5, Vvil1.0, whole genome shotgun sequence genomic window, CTGTTTAAGGATTCCTCCATAACCTAAGTCTGAAGCATCAGTTTCAACAATTTTGAAATACTTAGGATTAGCAAGAGATAAACAAGGCAAACatttaactttatttttaattctttggaCTGCTTGAGAATGTTCATTAGTCCAAGGGCCAAGATTTTTTCTAAGCCTAGCATGTAATATGGCAGTATCTTTAGCAAGATTTTCATAATAATCTGCTATATAATTAAGACTACCAAGAAATCTTTGTAATTGTTTTTTATCTGTAATAATATTGGGGAATTTTGAAGCAAATTCAATACTTCTTTGTATAGAAATTATTGTTCCTTGGTCAATTTCATGACTTAAAAATCTAACCTTTGTttgaaaaaatttcattttagGCACAAATATAACTAATCCATTATGTTTAATTAatcctttaaatattttcaaatgtttaatatgttgatctatagttttagaaaaaactaaaacatcatcgatataaacaattataaattctgtataaggattaaaaatatcattcataatattttgaaattcagaAGGGGCATTTTTAAGGCCAAACGGAAGGATATTCCATTCATAATGTCCAAAGGGTACAGTAAAGGCTGTTTTATACTTATCAGATTCATTAATCTGAATTTGCCAATAACCAGATTTCATATCAAACTTAGAGAAGATTAAAGCATTGTTTAATCTATCTAAAAGGTCTTTTTTATTAGGAATAGGATACCTAATCCATCTTAACACCTTATTAAGAGGCTTGTAATTAATAACAAGTCTAGGGATCCCACGCTCTTTTTCAGCAGTATTATTGACATAAAAAGCTGTGCAACTCCAAGGAGACTtggattttcttattaattttttctctaaaAGAGATTCTATCTCTTTTTTGCATAGCTCCAAATACTCATGGTTCATTTGAGCTGGCCTAACTTTGGTGGGAATTTGACTTTCATTAAAGTCATCAAGATAAGGTAAAGAAATAACATGTTTCTTTCTATCCCAAAAAGCATTTGGTAAATCATTACACACTTCATTTTTAAACTGTTGCTCAATCAATTTGATTTGTTCttttatctcatttttattaagttgttcatgaatatttaataaactaatttcttctctaagaaaacttaattgtttttctttatttaaaagaaTACTTTTAACTTCATTAAACATTTTAATATGAGGGTCAGTAATAAATTCAAAAGTGACCGTTTTACCATTAATCATGGTAGTGATGCCTTTAGTGTCAACATTAATTAAAGGCATGATGCTATTTAAAAAAGGAGTTCCAAGAATAACTCTATGAGTCATATTTTTGACTAAGATAAAATGGGTAGGTAAACAAATATCTTGATTACAAACATATGTATTAGGTAATTTATAATTAACCGTTAATTTGTCACCACTAGCCTGAGCAAGGGTTTGAGTGGTTTTGGTATAATACTTGGTAAGAACAATTCCTTCTTGAAGACAATTAAGGTCAGCGCCACTATCAATAAGGGCAActtcattttctaaaataaatgttCTATTAATAACTAAAGTTATTTTAACAAACCATTTTTTGCGAAATTACTCTATCAATAAGAGTAAGAAACCTATCATTAGTAGAAGGACTGCTAGTAGAAGATATTTCTTCAATTTTAAGGTTACCTGTTTCAAGTAAGGAGACCCTTTGAGacaattttttattatcattttttatcTGAGTAATTTTAGATTTCAAAAGATTAATTTCTCTATGTAAATCAGAGAGGGAAACAGGAGTTTCACGAATATTGGATTGTTGGAATCTGGATAAAATCTCACTTAATTGGTAAGGGGCTTCAATAATAATAGGAGATTCCTTtttagaattttcttgaattaaaagTTCAAGCATTTTTCTTTTAAGCTTATTATTAGAGATAGACTCAATAGCCTTTATGGCTTCATCTTGTTTTGTAGTAAGAACATTAAGACCATTCATGTCAACAATAGACTTCCAGTAATCAATTTGAATACATTGACAATTATTATTGTCAGAATTATCAGAGGaataatctgatgatgattcataGATCATGTCAATATCTTCattagaagaattagtctctGATTGAGACTTAATTAAACAAACTTTCTCAAGTTGAGAGCGTAATTGTTCATCCTCAATTTCATTGAGAGCTTTTTTAGTCCAACATTGGTTTGCATAATGTCCAACATTGGTTTATTTCTGAGtatttttcctttccttttcttattcTTTGAAGATTTTCTAAGATCAAAGGCAAATTGATCACAGAATTCACCCATTTGGTCTTTTTCAGAAAGTTTCTGTTTCTTAAGTTGATTTCTAAGCTTAATATCATTACATAAGGTTAATCCTTCATTAACACAAGTGCTAATAATTTGACCATAAGTAAGATCATGGTAATTAATATTTATCCCATCATTTTTACTTCTTACAAAATTTCTAACCTTTTCAGAAAAGAAATGGGGTAAGCCATCAATAAATTTAGCTGTCCAATGAATAGAATTAGGGGTTTTTAATTGGTAAACTCTAGACAAAAATGTATCTTTATACCATCTAAAATGTGTAAGAGAAGGACATCTTAGAGTTTGaagtagagtttgaagtttttCTCCAATAGGGACATTGGTTCCAACAAAATATTGAAGGATAGAGAGACACAGTATATAAACCGCGTCTTCTTCACCTGTGGTGGCAATACCTGTGGTGGCAATGCCACTTGCTCCGATTCCAGGAGTTTCGGACTTAACTAATTTCTTATGGTGAAGAATATCTTTTTTTGACTTTCAGTGAGATAATGATCCCACCAGCCTCTTAATTGACCAACAAATCCAGTTGATATGAAGGAGGAAATATCGCTGTCAGAATTTCTGTGCTGTTTACAAACAGTTGAATACATAATTATTCTATGTATTGTATCAACGATTTGCTTGTCATTTAATCCATCAATATTCCATTCATAAATGGCTTTTCCAGAATATGAATTTTGGTAGGGTTCAGGTTCCTCAAAAAGTACGTCTTGAGGAGAGGGATGCTTATAATAGTATTTTTCTAAGGGTTTAGAGTTATAAACAGGGTTTATCTCACTAGTATTTTGATTACTAATGTCTAAATCAGCAAACATATTTGCTAAATCATTAAtgtcttcttcattggaagagtcTTGATTAGACATAACAGTTAAATGTAAATCTTTCAGCTTTTTCTCAAGAATACGGACAAACTCATCACCATTGGTTTCCATTTTAAATCCTTCTATAGGAATAGGAGGTTGAATTATAGGAACATCTAAAATATTAGATGTAGAAGTTTGTTCCTGAAGATTAGGCTTATTAAtaaggtcaataataattttttgacgCGCTATTTGTTTGTTTAAAAGATCTTTAATGGATAAAAGTTCTTTTTTTAGGGAAATAAATTGTTCTCCTAGGCAGACAAGGTAGGCATTAGTATAATTGTTGGATCTAATTATGGAATTTAACTCTTTTAGAGTAATCTGATTTTGTTCAACCCTTTGTAATTGAAGGGTAAGATAAGGTGTGGCTTCAGTATGAGAATCCAAACTTATTGTTTGTTCTTGGGGAAAAGGAGATTCCATTTTTTCTCCTTGGATACTTTCTCAAGGCTTTTGTAGGACTAATAGTTCGTCTTTTTTCATAAGAACCAATTCTTCTTTTTGTTTACTTATAAAGTAACTAATGAACCATTTGACAAAGGGAATAAAATCTTGGTTCATAGACATATGAGTATAGTATTCATCTTTAAAACTTGCTAACACAAGAgccaaaatgttttaaaaaaccaTTCTCTAAATTGGGTGTATCTCGCATGCTGAAATTCGTCATTGACAAGGTTTCTTAGATTACTACCTGGAGAATAATCTAACATTATAATGGGAAGTCCATATCTGACGGAGTAGGTGATTCTACTCTAGGAGGATTTGGTTTTTGATATATACCATGGGGAATTTTGTTTTCGCTAAGTCTTATATTTTCAACGACTTCTATTTCTTCTCTTCATTGAGAAGTTGAGGGTCTAGCCAATTGACTAGGAGCAGAGTAAAATTCATTTATAGAATTCACAGAATGTCTTCCAGACATAGATCTAGGTATTCTAATAATTCTTTTAGAGCTAAAATTTATCTCTAGATCTCCTTCACTGGATTGGATTATTTGATCAACATCCTTATTAAGGATAGGTTCCGATTCAATGGCCTGGGGGAGGTTCCAGGTTTTTGGAAAATTAATTTCATCCCATTTAAGCAACCTATTAGTTGCAAAATTAGAGGTTAGCAGATTTGTTTGAACTAAAGTAGTAGTTCCAGGAAATGATATCTGTTTAGCTTTAGGGTTTAATGTGGTAAGGACTTTGTAATAAACCCTATAACATATAGCCATAATTTCACTACCAGGTTTGAAATTGTAACCATTAGTATGAATGGTTAACTGAAGAGCGTCTAATAAATTTTTATCAGACATGGATAAGCTTATATTGGGGGAGACATCAAAATAAACTGGTCCATGACACAGACTTGTCTCAATTAAAGCAGCTAAAGATTGTTTAAAATCTTTACATCTACCATCCCTGATATATCCCAGGATGCTAGTATTTAATCCTAGCAAAGTTAAAGGTTTAACAACAACTTGTATTAAACCAACatggatataattataatttttaaaaggaagCAAATCCTTTTTCGTTAAAAGTTTGATTGTCTGAgtactttcagaaatttgaatagtttgttctaaactttttacagcaaaacgagataatatatctattttgccaaatttataaatttgatttgaaggtactgatggaattgtccatttattaagtttatccaaattttttggatattccacaagttcttcatgtttaatcaaattattttgatgattatcaTCATCAGAATTCATAAATATGGCTGGCTAAGGATGTTGTGGACGATTAGCTACCTTAGGTAAAACTAAGTAGGTAAATATAACTCTTGCTTCTCAGTACAAATATATCTAGGCAACAACTGATAAGTCATCTTTGCAAATAAAAACGTTGTTTAACTATCAACCCGAAGGGATAGAAGGATTTCTCCCAAATCAAAGATGTCCAATGTTTTGTAGCAAAAATTTTCTCTTTTAAATCATCTTAACACTCCCTTCCCTGGGAAAAACGATTAAtataagaaaacactaaaaaacatttttagttttgaaaaaaccCTTACAACTTGTTGCCACGATATAAATATACTAGTATCAAGAGAAGAACCTACATACTTAGTTTTTCTAAGTTATCTAACCTTCCACAACAAAAAATTTAGCCACTAATTGTCATAGACAAATAGTTGGATTAAGAAATATACCTTAGTTTTGCAACTTTGGTGTTTATAGTGTACATGATATTGTACATCTGATACACTAAAATAATCTAAGTAGATTTGAACCCAAACTGACATGTTTTATAGTGACACAATATCATTATTCATTTTTATGACAGCTTTGTTATGGTGTTCTGAATATCGACATTGATTCCATTCCAAGGTGAATGAATTGAAACAATATAGTACAAAGTTGTTGATTGTATTGCATCAAGTGCAAATTGTGTTGACTGATGAggtattataaattatttatgtgATCTCTGATTATAAGTACATGAAATGAAATTCCTTCTTATTTGGCCTTCTTTAATTGAAATGATATTTTAGATTCCATATTAAGATATCGTTTATGTATTAGGAGGAATAAGCTTATAAGACAGTGGAATTGCATTAAGATGGTTAATGGTATGTGCTTCCATGTTAACATGTTCAAAGTAACTCGTATTTAGCTCATTGGACCAGTTAGCAGATAGTCGTTGTTTGGAAGACACTTCGGTTGTTGAAATCGGCATCATTTCTTTCACAATTGCTTGCTGATTGTTACTCATGTTTATCTACTGGTGCTTTTTAAGAACTGTATAATATAgagttatcatttttattttttcatgtccATAGCATATGGCTGTAGAAAATTCAGCATGACAtgattatttttaaacttatagTTTTACTTCAAGCATAAATAAAATAGTCATTATTGTATTTAGCTAAATCAATTTTTTGTTGACATGTTTTCTTAGACAGCTACCATATATTGCTTGATAAAgccttttaatataaaaaatcaattaaagaGTTAGAAAATGGCAATGCTTAAGTTGTTATATGATGTGAATTATTGAGCTTGAACAAAGTTGCATGGGTTCCAGTCACTTTATTATTCTGATGCGATGTTGTAAAGCAAATCCCTCAAAAACTTAAGCTTCTAAGTGCAGGCCAATGAATGGTTTATGGttctaaaaagaaaatgaaaatggaTGTCTGAACTAGCCTTTCTGATTATGTAGATTTATCTACTCGCCTAACAAATTATAAGTTTTTCAACTCTAATGATTGGTGCAGTCAAGCAACATCAGAGGTCGATCATACAACAATGGAAAACACGGTAATTTATACGCCTGGACTGGATAGCAAATATGATCCTTTGGTGTTAAAACAGTAACAGAAAGTGAAAAGAAAACCCAAACTGAAGAAATTCGGGTATTAAGCTGAAGGTTTGAGATAAATGTGTTATTATTGGAAACTGCTTCTACCGCATCTGTGGCTTCTGCAATATGTTGTTGTTCTACTAAATCTGTAAGTTAGTTGGTTCCAAGTTTACGATAATACTTTCCGAGTCAAACGCAATATAACACTTTTTTTTCTTGATAAAATCATATAACACTTGATACCTGCTAGATGTTTAAATGAGTACTTTGCTGTTGTAGTagttttttattactaaaagctgTTGTAGTTAAATAAGTAGAATATTGGATATATGTTTGTATGATTGATAGAAACCAATATGCCAATGTAATTCCATATATTAAtgtctgaaaattaagagttgcTAAATTCAAAATCATATTGTTTCTGCAAAGTataattctcatatatatatatatatatatatatatatatatatatatatatatatatatatatatatatatatatatatatatatatatatatatatatatatatatatatatatatatatatatatatatatatatatatatatatatatatatatatagcatcgTTGAATGGTTTTAGTATAAAGCATTTTGTTTATAAGTAAGTGTATATGGTGAATGCAGTGGTATTTCTAGGTTACTTTGATTATTCATTATTCAGTACTTTTATAGAGGTGTGATTTCTGGGAGAATTACATAATTCAATTTTGGTGTTCTCCAAATACAACATGGAATATAATAATATAGTGAATATGGTGGTAtggtatttaattttaaaataataaatttacctTTATTTGCTAAACTATCACATAAACTTCAACATTTTAATTGATACACATATTATGTTTCAAGCTttgcaaatatgaaaagaaaCCTTTATCGTTTTACTGCATTATTCAAGTTATCTCTCAAGCATAGTTTTACTGCACTATTCAAGTTCTCTATTAAACTCCCTATCAACCATTGTTTCAAGTTCTGTGGACTGCTTAGTAAAACATGATCTATTGAAGTATGATTCAAGTTCCCTGTCAACTATTGTTCACCAAAAACTTTTTTCTATAATAAAAAACACTTGACATCTCTGTTTTTCCAATGTATAATATGGATTTATTATTTAATACAGTTAAATTTATATGGTCATTGTTCAATTATAATTAAGtaacttattttaaatttttcacgtactgcacgggtctcttactagttcgtaccgcacgggtctcttactagttcGTATTGTTTAAACATCTGTATGCAAAACTTCCAAGAATGTTTTTTTGTTACAGTACCAAGTTTTTCTCAAATAGTGTATACAAAACTTcagtttcttgcttcttttttttttttttttatcataaaaatgaaTATTCACAATTGAGATTTCTATAAGACCAGGCAATCTCTAGCTCTCTGCcaatatttttttccaaaagaccaaaccaATGTTAAATAAAAGTCAGAGAAAGACCTTATACATAACTAATTCTTCATTCTATAGTTACGTAAACCAAATAGATCAACCACACAAGTGCTCAAGGATTTACTATCTTTTAACTGTCAGCAATCAGCATTGCAGTGAACACTTATGTACATTAAATGATATTATTGGTGAAAAAGACAAGTAACTCTCCAAAGCATGTCTAAAAGTCAGCCAGCATAAACCACTGGCGAAAGGTAAAAACAACATCAGCAACACTAAGCACTAAATATGAAAGATATGACTAAATATTGGCCCTTTGAGTCTCCTAAGATTTTGGGGGTGAGGATCAGATCTTCGCAGCCTTACCCCAGTATGCAGAGTTGTTTCTGGAACTAGAATCCAGATTGTAACTAGAAAGATAAAGATAAAAAtcacaaaagaaaacaaaaatctggGCAGCAATAATGAATTTTGACAGTTGAAATGTTCTAAAACTCCTGCGTCAAACATTAAAACTTCAAGCAGGAACTTGATTGGATTCTCTTAATCGCAGGGCCTTAGCATGCAGCCTCTCCATGAAAGCCGCATTGCCTCGGAGTCTCTCTTTCACATATGAAGTTCGAGCATCATCTACTAATCTATTAGCTTTTCCGGCTTCTTCAATGAGTGAGAGAAGAGTCCTCAAGCAGTCCTTTCTGTTTTCTTCACGATGCTCAAACCTTCAAAATACGGAAGAGAAAAGATTAAATATAGATGTGGCTACCTCAAGGTTTTCAGATCAAGCTATATAAAATTGAATAATGCATAATACAACTTTTGTTTAATCGCATTTTACCTCTCACTAGTAATTGTAAGCTCGTCTTTCCCAGGATGATAACGCTTTCCAACTAATTCTCTAAGACGGCGAAATTGGTATTTGGAAAGTCCAAGCTCCTTCACCGTTACAGATAGTTTCACTTTCCTGTTTTTGGGATGCCATGCATCACCACCAGGGGCAAATACTACTCGAGTTTGCCACCGGAGAATTGGGCCTTCACCAGGTGGATCATCAGAATACTTCTTGTCTGGCACAGAAGTATCAACAGACTGCATGGCCGCTTCTTTTTCCGCCTTTTTCATATATTTCATCACAAGTTCATCCTCAAACTTCTTAAACAGTTCATAAGCAGCTTCAGGTTCAAGTTCCCCTCTTTCACACATTTCCCCAAGCTCATTAAATTTTGTTTCCACCTTCTGTTTTATCTCATCTAAATAAGATaccaaaacaaagaaaataatcaAAAGGAGAACTCAAACTGCAAGGTGATCACTAGAATTCAATTCAAACATCATACCAATAGAACATATATTCCAAGTTGAGGCCAAAACATGCAATAAATGTCAAGCACGTGTATCAAACCCTTAACGACAACATTACACGTTGCAATTGGATGAATTCCCAAAAAAAACAGACTGATAGTCAGTTTATAATTAGGAAGATCCTTTCAAAAATGGCTATTTCCTACAACCAGTGCCACAGATTAAAAGAAAAACCCTTATTCCCTCATATTCTCTAACCAAATAATGAACCATTTCTACACCACTGCACTACAACACAGAATATCAATCGATAATAATCCAACCGCACAAATTTAATACGCTACCTAGCAATAGCATAGCAATGGATCACAAACCAACTATAGAGATTATGAATGCGCTTGGAAGGCCTTTAGTTGAGTTTATCTCATGGCAGTAGCACTATCGTTAGTGTTTGGGAGAGTTCACAAGTTACATAAATATCTTATAATGTTTCAATAATCTCCCTTAATAAGCTAACGAAAACAGCCTACAACTTATATAAAGACAGTTCAAGCACATTTTCTCTTATTTGATAAACACCGGATTATTCTACATACCCAAATGTTCCATATATATCTCGAATTTATTTAACTTTCAAAGTCAGCAAAACCAATCAGAACCAAATTTGACCCAGCTAAGCATAATGTAAAGATATGAAAACTAGTGTGCCATTGTGTGTAGTATAAATATACCTGGGAGAAGTTTGTCCCAGCTAAGCatatcttcaagaatctcctCACACTCCTTCGTATCCATAAGAAAACCATGCTTAACACCATCTTCAACAATGTCATCCCATTTCTTGTCATCCATATTAAAATACTGATCTTTAACCATTCTCTTCATGACAATATCTCTAGCATTATACAAATCATCAATCTCCTCATCCGTTTCATGCATATCCTCAAAATCAGATTCAAAATCCTGATCATCCACACCATCAATAGGTTCCATACTGAGTTCATCCATCAACTCATCATCCGTATCCTCGTGCTTCCCCGACAACCTCCTCTGCATAATCGCCTCCATGATCGAAGGAAGCATCTGCTCGTCGCCTTTTAGGTATTTATCAATCCGCGACTTCAGCtctgaaacaaaaacaataacaataacaataataattaacagattcaaattcaaaattcgcaTTGTGAGTAATAAATGAAAGAAATTGATTTGGAAATGAAGGAAACCTTTGTTGTCGACGTCTTCGATTTCGACGGGGGCGGCGTCTTTGATGGAGGGAGGTGGGGAGGGTTTTTCGTCGGAGGAGGAGAATAGTCTGAATCGAGAGGGAGACGAAACGGAGAGTGCGGCGGTGGAGGAAGAGTGGTGGTGGAGAAGATTGCGAGTGAAGAGAGAAGCATTTCGAAGTAGAGATCGTCTCATGGTTGCTTCACTCTCTCTGGTTCTAGGGTTTAGTTtttgtataaattatttttaaaaattatttttaggcttaaataTACTTTTAATGTGAAATTGtcttatttatatatttgtaaaataaataaaaaaaactattttca contains:
- the LOC131602954 gene encoding uncharacterized protein LOC131602954, whose translation is MRRSLLRNASLFTRNLLHHHSSSTAALSVSSPSRFRLFSSSDEKPSPPPSIKDAAPVEIEDVDNKELKSRIDKYLKGDEQMLPSIMEAIMQRRLSGKHEDTDDELMDELSMEPIDGVDDQDFESDFEDMHETDEEIDDLYNARDIVMKRMVKDQYFNMDDKKWDDIVEDGVKHGFLMDTKECEEILEDMLSWDKLLPDEIKQKVETKFNELGEMCERGELEPEAAYELFKKFEDELVMKYMKKAEKEAAMQSVDTSVPDKKYSDDPPGEGPILRWQTRVVFAPGGDAWHPKNRKVKLSVTVKELGLSKYQFRRLRELVGKRYHPGKDELTITSERFEHREENRKDCLRTLLSLIEEAGKANRLVDDARTSYVKERLRGNAAFMERLHAKALRLRESNQVPA